The DNA window AACTGTGCTGCCGGCAGAGATGAAGACCAGGAGTGGGAGCTATACCGTACCTTTTATCTCCAGCTCAAAGCACCGCAGATGGAGATTGCCAGAGGCAATAGTCCGATAGACACTGTTCGCAATAGCCGTAACTGTTATATCGGTGGCGGACTGGTAAAAAATGATCCCAACTTAGGAAACAGCTACGGACAGGAAAATATTATCAATGGTCGTGTGAAAACTTGTCCGGATGATCCATTGACTGCAAAGTATGCCAACAAACACCGGCTGTTTGCAGAAGATATCCAGACGGAAGATTTCATGCAATCACTGTCTGCCCAATCACTGGCACGGATGAGCGACAGCATCAAACAAATCAATGATGCAGCCCTCTATGAAAACTGCCACAAAAACTGTCTGGCCCAGGCTGATTCCTGGATGCAGGCACTGAAAGGCTGTCAACAGCTGGTTATCGGTAACGACTCTACGAAATACAAACAACTGCAAGCTGGTCTGATTGCTGTATGTGAAAAAGGCTGCGATATGAGCCATATCTTCGGCGCCAGTACCATCAGCCCTGATAGTACCAATGTGGACCGCACTTTTGAAGATGTGATGAACAGGGTCCTCGGCCCCGGTGCTATCAACAGCTCCTGTACTGCGCTGTTGATCAACTATCCGGCCACCTATGAAACAGCAACACAGGAATATGTGTCCCGCGACAGCTGTACCTGTGAAAAAATAACCGCTTTCTATGATCAATATAAACAAACAGCTTATGGCGTTTCTACTGCAGGTTTCCTGCGCTGGCTGCAACAGAAATTCGGATCTTCCTTTGTGATGACCACCGAACAGCTGGACATCCTCTTACGCAAATGTGTGGCTGGCGATTGTGTTACGCCTTCGCAGATGGCGTTCCCATTACCTTATGCACTCACCTGTAAAAGCTGTGCGTCTTGTGACGTAGTACAGGCTAAAGTGATGGATTTCCAACGCTTGTATCCTACGTTGACGCCGGCAGATAATAATTACGAAACGCTGCTGACTAATTACCTTAATAAAAAGCTGAATTTTAATCTCAGCTATGTTGAATATTATGAGTTTATTGGAAGATGTAATGGTAAGCTGGGAGATGTGCCAGTAACCAATATCTCCTGCGAAGCCTTTACCAAAGCTTATCAGCAGTTCTCCCTGCTGCAGCCGGATTATTATGCTAACCCCAACGGTAACACGCATATGGCCGACAGCTTTAAGGTATACCTGCGGGACTGGATGAATATTGTGTTCAGTAAACAGCTGCGTTATGAAGATTACGCCTCCATGGCCGCCAACTGTAACCTGGCACTGAATATCCCGCATGACAGTGTGCCGCCGGTATGTGCAGGCTCTCCTTCCACTGTTACCTGTGTTCCCGGTGTAATGGACTGTTGTGCATTGGATACCTATCTCGGGAATTTTAAATATGTATTCCCAATTCGAGCCAATGCGCGGCTGCTGGCTTATTACTTCCGTATGCAGGCATCGCAATGGTGTGCTCCTAAAGGCATTCCGGTGATAGATCCGCTGTCATCTTATGCAAGCATCACTAACTTTTATAATCACTTGTCGGTGCCACATGAAACAGTAATTGATGTGGTAGACGACGTAGCTAACTATACCAGTAACAATAATACTTCCTGCAATCTTCCGGGTATCAACTTCGGAGATGGTGGCAGTGGTCTGGTTTATGCAGATTATATGCTCTGTAACCGTCCGCTTTCACCGGTATTGCAGCCGGATACTGTACCGTGTATGCGTACCCGTATGGATATGGCGCTGATCAATGCTTCGCTGTCATACAGTACCTACCGGGATTCTGTATTAAAAGATTTCCAGGATATCTACCTGACCAAATGTTTGTCTGTGCAGCCACAGATGACAGTTTCCGGTACCCTGGTAGAATATCATTATACTTTATACTATTATGATCAGGCAGGTAATCTGGTAAAAACGATTCCGCCTAAAGGGGTTAAACTACTGACCGAGGATGAACTCGACGCAGTGCGCAGAGACCGTCCGTATAATATTGCAGAATGTTACCAGACAGTAGATACACTCAGCTTTAAAGGTAACGGGGCCTACATCCCTTATCCCACCTGGATGACAGGAGCTTATAAACCCTATTCCATAGAAACCTGGGTAAACCGTGAGGCGGGACATGATCAGGGTATCTTCTCAGATAACATCGCTGTCAGCGCTCCATCCCGTTTCATTGATAGTACCTATACCATCCCTGCTTTCAATGGAGAAAAAGGGGTGAGCTGCTTTACCCGTGGTAACCAGCTGGTGTTCCGCAGTGGCAGACATATACCTTTCTGGTGGCCTTATCCCATCTTTGAACAGGTAGAAGGTGTGGCTGCAGTACCATTGTCCACCTTATTACCTGCAGGTACCTGGTCTCATATCGTGATAACAGGTACCGGTAATCCGCTGAAACCGTTTTCTGTAGTGATCAATGGCAGGGCTATCCCTGTACAGTATGATACTACACATGCTTACCTCGGTGGTGCATTGACAGAACAAGGTACCAAACAATTCCGCTTCGGCGCCGCCTTCGTAAAAGGAAATTGGCAGTACTGGCAGGGATATATCAAACAGTTACGTATATACGATCGTTTTGTAAACTATGCAGAAGCCTGGATGAACTATAACAACATCTGCCTGAATCCTCGTAATGATGCTGGTTTGCGTACCTGGTTGCCCATGAATGAAGGAATGGGTAGTCTGCTGCACGACCGGGTGACTGAACAGGATATTGTGCTGGAAGGCGCGCCAGGATACAGCTGGATCAGGAACCATAATCCGGTGCTGGTGAAACATGACCAGCCTACGACGTATGCCTATAATACATTGAATGGTATCATACGCCAGAGTACCCCGGATGGAGGGGTTTTTAAAGCCTGGTATGACCGGTTGGGAAGGTCTGTAGTGTCTCAGAATGCAGAACAACGGCAACCATTAAACGGAGGAGAATCGAACCGGTATAGCTATTCTATTTATGATCCCCTTGGCAGGACTATTGAAACAGGAGAGAAAGGGGGGAGCCCGATTACCGATATTAATACCCTGGATACGCTGGCGCTTTCATCCTGGATGCAGCAGGGGAGCAGATCTCAAATAGTGAAGACATTTTATGACTTTCCTTTACCAGGGCTTGGGCTGTTACAGGAGAATACCCGTAAACGTGTCACTGCATCTACTGTTGATGAAGATGGTGATGGGCAATACGATAATGCTTCTTTTTACAGTTATGACCTGCTGGGCAATGTGAAAACCTTATGGCAGTATCAACAGCGGCTTGAGCTTGCTAAGACGGGACAAGGGATGAAACGGATGGATTATGATTTTGATCTTGTTTCAGGCAAGGTGAATAATCTGTTTTATCAAAAGGGACAACCTGATCAGTTTGTTTACCGGTATTTATATGACGCCGAAAACAGGATAGTAGCCGCTCTAAGCAGCCGGGATAATATGACCTGGCAACAGGATGCTACTTATTGGTATTATTTGCATGGGCCTTTGGCAAGAGTGGAGCTGGGTGAACATAAAGTACAGGGTATAGATTATGCTTATACCCTTCAAGGCTGGCTGAAGGGAATCAACGCTGCTGCACTGGATGGAAATGATATGGGTGGAGATGGAATAACAGGAAATCATAGCCTGATAGCTAAGGATGTAATGGGAGTTACACTGGGATATAATGGAAATGATTATGCGCCTATTAATCCATCGAATACCACGGCTTTTAATATGCCTTATGTTTCCGGTATTGTTCTGAGCACAGGTAATGGGCTTTATAATGGAAATATCAGCTATTCTACGCTGGCGCTTAGTAATATTTCAGGAGCTAAAACTACTGGTTATACCTATGGATATGACCAGTTAAACCGCCTCAAAGAAGCAAAACAACATACATTGCAATTGGGCCAGGCCTGGAATAGCACCAGCGCAACTGAAGACTATAGGGAAAAAATAAGTTACGATGCAAATGGTAATATACTGGCTCATTCACGCAATGCAGTAGGAGCCATGGATGATCTTACCTATCATTATAAAAAGGACAATAATCAGTTGACAAGTGTTTCTGATGCAATTGGCAATAGTCAGTATAAAGAGGATATAAAAGGGCAGCAATCAGATAACTACACTTATGATGCAATTGGTAATCTTATAAAAGATAAAAGTGAAGGAGTAGAAAAAATAGGATGGACAGTGTATGGTAAAATCAGGAACGTAATTGGCCGTAATCCGGTAAGCTTTTCTTATGGCCCGGACGGGAACAGAATAAGAAAACAATCGGGAGACTCCAGTGTTTTTTATATTCGTGATGCAGCCGGTAGACAACTAGCCATTTATAAACAAAATGGTACCCAATTCATCTGGGAAGAACAACAGTTATATGGAAGTAGCCGACTGGGTATTTTAAAGCATGAGTCTATGTTGCCACCCCGTCTGCCGTATCCTACCAGTTTGACGGATACTTTGAGTGATGCTTATAATACAGGGTTACGCAACTATGAAGTTGTTAACCATCTGGGGAACGTCATGGCGGTACTAACTGATAAAAAACAAGGAGTGTCTGCTAATACAAAAACAGTTGATTATTATACTGCAATTTCATTGTCTCAGCAGGATTATTACGCTTTTGGTATGTTGCAGCCTGGAAGAAAATACGCTCTGAAAGCTTACCGGTATGGCTTTAATGGTAAGGAAATTGATAATGAGACGAAAGGAGAGGGAAATCAGCTGGATTATGGAATGCGAATATATGATCCAAGGATAGGTAAGTTCCTGAGTACGGATCCAATAGCTCATGAATACGCAGGATTAACACCTTATCAGTTCGCAAGTAATAGTCCTGTTAGTGGAATTGATCTTAACGGATTGGAATATTATTTTGCTGCAGATGGAACTTATATCGGGGTAGGTAATCAGGCTAATAGAGCTGTTCGGGTGGTTGATGCAAACGTGGTGAAAGAGTATGGTTCTGCTGAAAAAATCCACCAGGCAGTTGAATCCAATGCAGCTAAAGCCAGGACGGCGATTATGATGACAGAAGGTCCCAGTAAGACATTTTATACTACCTATCTGACGGTGGATGTTCTACTGAATAATGCACATTCTATTTATGGCGAAGCCGGTACCAAAAGTAGCGAATATAGAAAGTTGGCACATGTAATTAATAATCGGGAAATTAAATATGCAAAGTATATAGCGGCTCTTAGGAATACAATAATTGGTGTGGACAAGAAAACAAAAGAAAATTTGTATAGTACAGAAAAAAATACTACTGTGTTAAAGTTAAACGCCCTATACGGATTTAACAGATATGTAGCATTTGGAGTATACAAACCGATGGATCCTGCGGCTGTTGATAAATTCCGGGAAACATTTGAAGTAAATGGGTATCAAATTGATGGAGGAAAACAGAACGGTAATTATGCGAATTATTTCATGTGCAAAGGAGATATTAAGGAGCTTCAACTTAACATTCCTAGCACAAAAGAAATCTTCAAGGAAATAATTGACGCAAGAAGCGGTGTTACAAAGGACCCCAATCCCAATGCTGATAGTTGGAAAGGAGATGGGAAAACTAACAATGTAAGCAATGATATGCCCAAATATAAATCTGATGAAGAACCTAAATCTAAATGATTAATCGGGTGAGTTTTATGAGAAAAATAATGATGCCTTTTA is part of the Chitinophaga flava genome and encodes:
- a CDS encoding RHS repeat-associated core domain-containing protein, whose protein sequence is MYPVLFGYKNILRLVIAFCWLLLCSTAARAGDEHYLNVLTGKIKAGQTCQVKDDKYGNSTQWQKIERDISVNNIITFELRHDTSLYYYDKPFTCELNYDITYEDRNGGSRTYAGLKLNLKYDTAKAVPYQGTAMFKFSGGHKVTIKINSISSPQLGGEDDLPAVFRIRNEIQINRSYLFSTANTDVAQHAFTTAPTLGKQLNISWSTGADSYAGAEMYDLEYTFYDDYSDVADRIKALNSPANINAGNITVSQAELESWLLRNSTRITTSTPSHMLNMVYGSGFLLYRVRGVRINPLDNERQETAWSYQAIGGSGTASTVVRLDASHEPSLNWQYTASFSEEGKHKEVITYYDGTLRNRQQATLDNSSNRTVVQAPVYDVMGREAATFLPAPELDSSLHFFRNLNMASDGSKPYSFQQLGIDTLACIPTPEPAGNTSGVSRYYSPNNQHTNAIHARYIPDAQGYPFSVKQYTADNTGRIRLQGNVGLDLQPGKGHEIRYFYGKPSQLELDRLFGSETGDASHYQKTMEVDANGQVSVRYINADGKTIATALAGKAPDNLYALPSQAEAQAPFTADLANRYNTTRSTADFTITSNSSLLIPLPGTYHFKYSYDPATVITSPCENNMQDLCSDGYYDLWITVKDECGAVKHEEKIAANLSGIETSCDRRPGPVSGTFDADLPIGEYQTSFQLRVSKAAAEYYDSAYLKQLTCILTEDDFKRNYIANMDLLGCFGEVTPCAATLGSKTLFTARLLNLMQENGLRPLPADTVMASRMYDSLLLKCQQNTVGMPAPCADAYLQIVADVTPGGQYATYDDNALQQNSATIFTERDVNVLTKYKDITGFVDDNDKLDSVYNDNGELKAPKDLTEAEFIRNWKPSWAKALIVFHPEYGYYRWCELTAASRRFDASLEDIHTGQDARNAGYWDGSNPLLLLQKDAFFAAGGAGASSYSTMQNKLQQFSRYIRNDASLPVSNVLQVINYIVYCAKDTTVKGFNNCAGPANCAAGRDEDQEWELYRTFYLQLKAPQMEIARGNSPIDTVRNSRNCYIGGGLVKNDPNLGNSYGQENIINGRVKTCPDDPLTAKYANKHRLFAEDIQTEDFMQSLSAQSLARMSDSIKQINDAALYENCHKNCLAQADSWMQALKGCQQLVIGNDSTKYKQLQAGLIAVCEKGCDMSHIFGASTISPDSTNVDRTFEDVMNRVLGPGAINSSCTALLINYPATYETATQEYVSRDSCTCEKITAFYDQYKQTAYGVSTAGFLRWLQQKFGSSFVMTTEQLDILLRKCVAGDCVTPSQMAFPLPYALTCKSCASCDVVQAKVMDFQRLYPTLTPADNNYETLLTNYLNKKLNFNLSYVEYYEFIGRCNGKLGDVPVTNISCEAFTKAYQQFSLLQPDYYANPNGNTHMADSFKVYLRDWMNIVFSKQLRYEDYASMAANCNLALNIPHDSVPPVCAGSPSTVTCVPGVMDCCALDTYLGNFKYVFPIRANARLLAYYFRMQASQWCAPKGIPVIDPLSSYASITNFYNHLSVPHETVIDVVDDVANYTSNNNTSCNLPGINFGDGGSGLVYADYMLCNRPLSPVLQPDTVPCMRTRMDMALINASLSYSTYRDSVLKDFQDIYLTKCLSVQPQMTVSGTLVEYHYTLYYYDQAGNLVKTIPPKGVKLLTEDELDAVRRDRPYNIAECYQTVDTLSFKGNGAYIPYPTWMTGAYKPYSIETWVNREAGHDQGIFSDNIAVSAPSRFIDSTYTIPAFNGEKGVSCFTRGNQLVFRSGRHIPFWWPYPIFEQVEGVAAVPLSTLLPAGTWSHIVITGTGNPLKPFSVVINGRAIPVQYDTTHAYLGGALTEQGTKQFRFGAAFVKGNWQYWQGYIKQLRIYDRFVNYAEAWMNYNNICLNPRNDAGLRTWLPMNEGMGSLLHDRVTEQDIVLEGAPGYSWIRNHNPVLVKHDQPTTYAYNTLNGIIRQSTPDGGVFKAWYDRLGRSVVSQNAEQRQPLNGGESNRYSYSIYDPLGRTIETGEKGGSPITDINTLDTLALSSWMQQGSRSQIVKTFYDFPLPGLGLLQENTRKRVTASTVDEDGDGQYDNASFYSYDLLGNVKTLWQYQQRLELAKTGQGMKRMDYDFDLVSGKVNNLFYQKGQPDQFVYRYLYDAENRIVAALSSRDNMTWQQDATYWYYLHGPLARVELGEHKVQGIDYAYTLQGWLKGINAAALDGNDMGGDGITGNHSLIAKDVMGVTLGYNGNDYAPINPSNTTAFNMPYVSGIVLSTGNGLYNGNISYSTLALSNISGAKTTGYTYGYDQLNRLKEAKQHTLQLGQAWNSTSATEDYREKISYDANGNILAHSRNAVGAMDDLTYHYKKDNNQLTSVSDAIGNSQYKEDIKGQQSDNYTYDAIGNLIKDKSEGVEKIGWTVYGKIRNVIGRNPVSFSYGPDGNRIRKQSGDSSVFYIRDAAGRQLAIYKQNGTQFIWEEQQLYGSSRLGILKHESMLPPRLPYPTSLTDTLSDAYNTGLRNYEVVNHLGNVMAVLTDKKQGVSANTKTVDYYTAISLSQQDYYAFGMLQPGRKYALKAYRYGFNGKEIDNETKGEGNQLDYGMRIYDPRIGKFLSTDPIAHEYAGLTPYQFASNSPVSGIDLNGLEYYFAADGTYIGVGNQANRAVRVVDANVVKEYGSAEKIHQAVESNAAKARTAIMMTEGPSKTFYTTYLTVDVLLNNAHSIYGEAGTKSSEYRKLAHVINNREIKYAKYIAALRNTIIGVDKKTKENLYSTEKNTTVLKLNALYGFNRYVAFGVYKPMDPAAVDKFRETFEVNGYQIDGGKQNGNYANYFMCKGDIKELQLNIPSTKEIFKEIIDARSGVTKDPNPNADSWKGDGKTNNVSNDMPKYKSDEEPKSK